From Thermogladius calderae 1633, a single genomic window includes:
- the rgy gene encoding reverse gyrase, with translation MEVGLKRLDEPIAVYRHACPNCGRDIDDLRLFYRAPCKSCLRDEDFFELKKKIDESGAGLEDLDLFKTYYERLANKEGGLKKLLEEEEALREFEEFFTRATKGSRPSSAQKTWARRVLRGVSFTIVAPTGMGKTLFSLVMSLYLVSKNRGYKVVVAFPTVVLLTQSISRVKELAENAGLRLCAEDENAESDCVRVVYFYGRMGKEERAKAMKAIEEGSFNVLLVTNRFLQENVEVLSRHKYKLVVMDDVDAVLRSKRSVSTVMRLIGITEEEIEEGIKLVRATQRLARRLSDEERSELEKEVEELERKLGEVRRRVDTVLVVNTATGRPRGVYPKLFKVFLGFVAGSRPEALRNIVDTYTVPEESVEETVVDLVSKLGSGGLVFVPVDKGVEYADKLAGLLRERGVKAESFHSKKPPRILSEFERGDVDVLVGVAVYYGTLVRGLDMPARVRYAVFAGVPRHKFSSKLEDVSPIDLLRLIAALLEVVEGDEKRDLEKIFGRLSSRFRRLSGAALFRVREDFKKKLSGEQVEETPLLRDLVTALEYARRLLSREDVRSKLSSVGEVALVTEDGQQYIMIPDYTTYIQASGRTSRLYPGGLTKGLSVLVVDDVRLLRGLARRLRWVLEDFQFKDLKDVDLDAVMSEIDRDREEVLRVMKGEVKESKVHQLVKSTLLIVESPNKARTIARFFGRPSIRILGKGLLAYEVATGNYILTIVASGGHVYDLVASKNRDLIFEKLAGRDVDDESVYGILRDGSKFIPIYTDIKKCEDGRQFTEEPQEQALCDKIALRKLEVINVLRELAREVDLVLVGTDPDTEGEKIAWDLTVLLRPYNRNIKRIRFHEVTKRAILNAITNPEDIDLNMVKAQIVRRLDDRWVGFTLSAILQKYLWVKYCYEEMHNPKKGIKSVRDCCRPNYNWSAGRVQSPVLKYVLEGVTKKSKLSGYRLSVTLSHDGVEKRVEIPLKMRRFSSILSELAEREFRGRKFKVTSKRMRDKLSKSFKENVEVRLVKLRHEEREVEPSPPFTTDTLLAEASRTLGFTASLAMNIAQELFEVGLITYHRTDSTRVSDAGLAVARQYIEEKYGDTALFKPRQWGTGGAHECIRPTRPIDAERLRELVREGVLDFPIQLRREHYQLYDLIFRRFIASQMKAAKVLAEKYGLEFCLKGGAEGECAKKVSLEQTDYVDVVEPGFLEMYKPFTVDPKKKLPEVETPVKLVVKDVIFIQPPLPKTHEVISWMKEKGIGRPSTYAKIISTLVERGYVIIRENRLIVAKKGKMVAEFLFKDVFPHNASGRRSWAKTPMIGVEATRLLESKMDDVATGKEDYLSVLNAIYSELHSMVLNNEELLSKLRDSYSFYCGRES, from the coding sequence ATGGAGGTTGGTTTAAAGAGGCTGGACGAGCCCATAGCCGTTTACAGGCACGCGTGTCCTAACTGTGGTAGGGACATCGACGACCTACGCCTCTTTTACAGGGCCCCCTGCAAGTCGTGTTTGAGAGACGAGGACTTCTTTGAGCTCAAGAAGAAGATCGACGAGTCGGGGGCGGGACTAGAAGACCTAGACCTCTTCAAGACGTACTACGAGAGGCTGGCCAACAAAGAGGGCGGGCTGAAGAAGCTCCTCGAGGAGGAGGAAGCCCTTAGAGAGTTCGAGGAGTTCTTTACTAGGGCTACAAAGGGCTCGAGGCCCTCGAGCGCCCAGAAGACGTGGGCTAGGCGGGTACTGAGGGGGGTCTCGTTCACCATTGTCGCGCCGACGGGTATGGGTAAGACCCTATTCTCCCTCGTTATGTCGCTCTACCTGGTCTCTAAGAACAGGGGGTACAAGGTAGTAGTCGCCTTCCCCACAGTAGTACTACTAACCCAGTCCATTAGCAGGGTCAAAGAGCTCGCTGAGAACGCGGGTCTCCGCCTATGCGCCGAGGACGAGAACGCCGAGAGCGATTGCGTGAGAGTAGTCTACTTCTACGGTAGGATGGGGAAGGAGGAGAGAGCTAAGGCGATGAAGGCTATAGAAGAAGGCAGCTTCAACGTGCTACTTGTAACTAACAGGTTCCTTCAGGAAAACGTCGAAGTACTGAGTAGGCACAAGTACAAGCTGGTAGTAATGGACGACGTCGACGCGGTCTTGAGGAGTAAGCGGTCTGTGTCCACCGTAATGAGACTGATAGGTATTACTGAAGAGGAGATAGAGGAGGGTATTAAGCTCGTCAGGGCAACGCAGAGGCTAGCTAGGAGGCTGAGCGACGAAGAAAGGTCGGAGCTCGAGAAGGAGGTCGAGGAGCTGGAGAGGAAGCTGGGCGAAGTCAGGAGGAGAGTAGACACCGTATTAGTGGTGAACACCGCGACCGGTAGGCCCCGGGGAGTCTACCCGAAGCTGTTCAAGGTTTTCCTGGGCTTCGTGGCGGGCTCGAGACCCGAGGCTTTGAGGAATATAGTGGACACGTACACTGTACCCGAGGAGAGCGTCGAGGAGACGGTCGTAGACCTGGTCTCGAAACTGGGTAGCGGCGGGCTTGTTTTCGTCCCCGTCGACAAAGGCGTTGAGTACGCCGATAAACTAGCCGGGTTGTTGAGGGAGCGCGGTGTTAAAGCGGAGTCCTTCCACAGCAAGAAGCCGCCTCGGATACTCTCTGAGTTCGAGAGAGGCGATGTAGACGTCTTAGTCGGCGTCGCGGTCTACTACGGGACGCTGGTGAGAGGGCTTGACATGCCTGCTAGAGTAAGGTACGCAGTATTCGCTGGAGTACCCCGCCACAAGTTCAGTAGCAAACTCGAGGACGTCTCCCCAATAGACCTGTTGAGGCTAATAGCGGCTCTTCTAGAGGTCGTTGAGGGAGACGAGAAACGCGACCTGGAGAAAATCTTTGGTAGGCTGTCCTCTAGGTTCAGGAGACTCAGCGGCGCCGCGCTTTTCAGGGTCAGGGAGGACTTCAAGAAGAAGCTCAGTGGCGAGCAGGTCGAGGAGACCCCCCTACTAAGGGACTTGGTTACAGCTCTCGAGTACGCCAGGAGGCTTCTGTCTAGGGAGGACGTGAGGAGTAAGCTGAGCAGCGTGGGGGAGGTCGCGCTGGTGACGGAGGACGGCCAGCAGTACATCATGATACCGGACTACACGACTTACATCCAAGCTAGTGGTAGAACCAGTAGGCTGTACCCTGGCGGGCTGACGAAGGGGCTTTCCGTGCTGGTGGTAGACGACGTCAGGCTTCTTAGGGGGCTCGCTAGGAGGCTGAGGTGGGTTCTAGAAGACTTCCAGTTCAAGGACTTGAAGGACGTGGACCTAGACGCGGTGATGTCGGAGATAGATAGGGACAGGGAGGAAGTACTGAGGGTCATGAAGGGCGAGGTGAAGGAGAGCAAGGTGCACCAGCTGGTAAAGTCCACGCTCTTGATAGTCGAGTCCCCGAACAAGGCTAGGACGATAGCCAGGTTCTTCGGAAGGCCCTCTATCAGGATTCTCGGCAAGGGCTTGCTCGCCTACGAAGTTGCCACTGGCAACTACATCCTCACGATCGTCGCGAGCGGGGGACACGTATACGACCTAGTAGCGAGCAAGAACAGGGACCTCATATTCGAGAAACTGGCCGGGAGGGACGTGGATGACGAGAGCGTCTACGGTATCTTGAGAGACGGGTCTAAGTTCATCCCGATTTACACGGACATTAAGAAGTGCGAGGACGGGCGCCAGTTCACAGAAGAGCCACAAGAACAGGCTCTCTGCGACAAGATAGCGTTGCGGAAGCTCGAGGTGATAAACGTGCTGAGAGAGCTGGCTAGGGAGGTAGACCTCGTCCTAGTGGGCACAGACCCGGATACCGAGGGTGAGAAGATAGCCTGGGATCTAACGGTACTACTAAGGCCCTACAACAGGAACATTAAGAGGATAAGGTTCCACGAGGTCACGAAGAGGGCGATCCTGAACGCCATTACGAACCCAGAGGACATAGACCTCAACATGGTTAAGGCGCAGATCGTGAGGAGGCTTGACGATAGGTGGGTCGGCTTCACGCTATCCGCTATCCTCCAGAAGTACCTGTGGGTCAAATACTGTTACGAAGAAATGCATAACCCCAAGAAGGGGATTAAGAGCGTCCGCGACTGTTGCAGGCCTAACTACAACTGGAGCGCCGGAAGGGTGCAGAGCCCCGTCCTCAAGTACGTACTCGAGGGCGTGACGAAAAAAAGTAAGCTCAGCGGGTACAGGCTCTCAGTGACACTCTCTCACGACGGCGTCGAGAAGAGAGTGGAGATACCATTAAAGATGAGGAGGTTCTCGAGCATTCTCAGCGAACTCGCTGAGAGGGAGTTTCGTGGCAGAAAGTTCAAGGTGACCTCTAAGAGGATGAGGGACAAGCTGTCGAAGTCTTTCAAGGAGAACGTGGAGGTGAGACTCGTAAAACTGAGGCACGAGGAGAGAGAGGTGGAACCCTCGCCCCCGTTCACGACAGACACCCTGCTGGCGGAAGCGTCGAGAACCCTAGGCTTCACGGCCTCTCTAGCCATGAATATAGCCCAGGAACTCTTCGAGGTGGGCTTGATAACGTATCACAGGACCGACAGCACTAGGGTAAGCGATGCGGGCTTGGCCGTGGCGAGGCAGTACATTGAGGAGAAGTATGGTGACACAGCCCTGTTCAAGCCCAGGCAGTGGGGTACGGGCGGGGCGCACGAGTGTATAAGACCCACCAGGCCTATCGACGCCGAGCGCCTGAGGGAACTTGTAAGGGAGGGAGTGCTGGACTTCCCCATCCAGTTGAGGAGAGAGCACTACCAGTTGTACGACCTTATATTCAGGAGGTTCATTGCCAGCCAGATGAAGGCGGCGAAAGTTCTTGCCGAGAAGTATGGGCTGGAGTTTTGTTTAAAGGGCGGAGCGGAGGGCGAGTGTGCGAAAAAAGTCTCGCTGGAGCAAACCGACTACGTAGACGTGGTCGAGCCGGGCTTCTTGGAAATGTATAAGCCGTTTACTGTAGACCCCAAGAAAAAACTGCCGGAAGTCGAGACACCGGTGAAACTGGTCGTCAAAGACGTGATATTCATTCAACCCCCACTCCCGAAAACCCACGAGGTCATCTCGTGGATGAAGGAGAAGGGGATCGGTAGACCGAGTACTTACGCGAAAATCATATCTACTCTCGTGGAGAGGGGCTACGTGATTATCAGGGAGAACAGGCTAATAGTAGCTAAAAAGGGCAAGATGGTAGCGGAGTTCCTGTTCAAAGACGTGTTCCCGCACAACGCGTCAGGGAGGAGAAGCTGGGCGAAAACGCCTATGATCGGTGTTGAGGCTACGAGGCTACTGGAGAGTAAAATGGACGACGTAGCAACCGGTAAAGAGGACTACTTGAGCGTGCTCAACGCGATATATAGTGAGCTTCACAGCATGGTCTTGAACAACGAAGAACTCCTGAGCAAGCTCAGGGACAGTTACTCGTTCTACTGCGGGAGGGAGAGCTAG
- a CDS encoding KaiC domain-containing protein — translation MVERVKTGIPGFDEILNGGIPKRNVVLLSGGPGTGKTIMASQFLWNGLQMGEPGVYVALEEHPVQVRVNMKQFGWDVKQYEQQGVFAVVDAFTGGIGEAAKREKYVVKDPTDVGELVDVLRTALKDVNAMRVVIDSVSTLYLTKPSVARSVIMSLKKVLSGTGTTSILVSQVSVTERGFGGPGVEHAADGIVRLDLDEVDGELIRSVIVWKMRGTSHSLKRHPFEITDKGIVIYPDKVVKTRGVVG, via the coding sequence ATGGTAGAGAGAGTAAAGACGGGTATCCCGGGGTTCGACGAGATACTGAACGGCGGTATTCCGAAGAGGAACGTGGTGTTGCTGAGCGGCGGGCCGGGCACGGGTAAGACTATAATGGCGAGCCAGTTCCTGTGGAACGGTCTCCAGATGGGTGAGCCGGGCGTGTACGTGGCTCTAGAGGAGCACCCCGTCCAGGTAAGGGTCAACATGAAGCAGTTCGGCTGGGATGTAAAGCAATACGAGCAGCAGGGGGTTTTCGCGGTCGTAGACGCGTTCACCGGGGGGATCGGGGAGGCCGCGAAGAGGGAGAAGTACGTCGTCAAAGACCCGACAGACGTAGGCGAGCTCGTGGACGTCCTGAGGACGGCTCTCAAAGACGTGAACGCTATGAGGGTGGTGATAGACAGCGTCTCAACTCTATACCTGACTAAACCGTCAGTGGCGAGGAGCGTGATAATGTCGTTGAAGAAGGTGCTCTCGGGTACAGGCACCACGTCAATACTGGTGTCACAGGTGTCGGTGACAGAGAGGGGTTTCGGTGGCCCGGGCGTAGAACACGCGGCGGACGGTATCGTCAGGCTCGACCTCGACGAGGTCGACGGGGAGCTGATCAGGAGCGTTATAGTCTGGAAGATGAGGGGCACCAGCCACAGCCTGAAGAGGCACCCATTCGAGATAACAGACAAGGGTATCGTGATATACCCGGACAAAGTCGTGAAGACACGTGGTGTTGTCGGTTAA
- a CDS encoding CDC48 family AAA ATPase encodes MSKTGEVKLRVLEARTSDVGRKIARMDERVMRSLGVESGDYIEVIGPKGSVIVRVLPARPEDAGREVIRLDGYIRNKIGVGINEYVTVRPAKIEPATRVVLAPVAPEGYGFYGISLDPSYVRRLLPPYTPVSRGEIIVIPFFGMELKMAVVSTHPTSNVYITENTEIVVREEPVKGEAVARGIPRVTWEDIGDLEEVKERIREIVELPLRHPELFNRLGIEPPKGILLYGPPGTGKTLLAKALANEIGAYFIAINGPEIMSKFYGESEERLREVFKEAEQNAPAIIFIDEIDSIAPKREEVVGEVEKRVVAQLLTLMDGLKERGRVIVIGATNRPDALDPALRRPGRFDREIEIPPPDKRARREILAVHTRNMPLAEDVDLTKLAEITHGYTGADLAALVKEAALAALRRFVKEENVDLNQSIPASKLEKLKVTMGDFLNALKLVQPSLIREVFVEVPEVRWSDIGGLEDVKQQLREAVEWPLKYPEIISKMGIEPPKGILLYGPPGTGKTLLAKAVATESGANFIAIRGPEVLSKWVGESEKAVREVFRRARQVAPCVVFFDEIDSIAPARGARYDSGVTDRIVNQLLTELDGIQPLRKVVVIAATNRPDILDPALLRPGRFDRLVYVPPPDYKARLEIFKVHTRRVPLASDVNLEELARLTEGYTGADIAAVVREAVMLALRERLEARPVEMKYFLKALEVVKPSLTKEQIEEYERLASEIKRMSGVTRRAAPSPYG; translated from the coding sequence GTGAGTAAGACTGGCGAGGTCAAGTTAAGGGTTCTAGAGGCGAGAACCAGCGACGTCGGCAGGAAGATCGCGAGGATGGACGAGAGAGTAATGAGGAGCCTCGGTGTAGAGTCAGGCGACTACATCGAGGTCATAGGGCCTAAGGGCTCTGTCATAGTGAGGGTACTCCCCGCTAGGCCCGAGGACGCTGGGAGGGAGGTGATAAGGCTAGACGGCTACATAAGGAATAAGATCGGTGTCGGGATAAACGAGTACGTCACTGTGAGGCCCGCTAAGATCGAGCCGGCTACAAGGGTCGTCTTAGCACCCGTGGCGCCCGAGGGTTACGGTTTCTACGGGATCTCCCTAGATCCGAGCTACGTGAGGCGCCTCCTACCCCCCTACACGCCTGTGAGCAGGGGGGAGATAATCGTAATACCGTTTTTCGGCATGGAGTTGAAGATGGCTGTAGTGAGCACGCACCCTACGTCGAACGTGTACATAACCGAGAACACTGAGATAGTGGTCAGAGAAGAGCCTGTGAAGGGGGAGGCCGTCGCCAGGGGGATACCCAGAGTCACATGGGAGGACATAGGCGACCTGGAAGAGGTCAAGGAGAGGATCAGGGAGATCGTCGAGCTCCCCCTTAGACACCCAGAGCTCTTCAACAGGCTGGGTATAGAGCCCCCGAAGGGGATACTACTCTATGGTCCCCCCGGTACCGGCAAGACACTCCTAGCCAAGGCACTGGCCAACGAGATCGGCGCCTACTTCATAGCGATCAACGGCCCGGAGATCATGAGCAAGTTCTACGGTGAGTCGGAGGAGAGGCTTAGAGAAGTGTTCAAGGAAGCCGAGCAGAACGCCCCGGCCATAATCTTCATCGACGAGATCGACAGCATAGCTCCGAAGAGGGAGGAGGTCGTAGGAGAGGTCGAGAAGAGAGTTGTAGCACAGTTGCTCACGTTGATGGACGGTTTGAAGGAGAGAGGCAGGGTCATAGTGATAGGCGCCACTAACAGGCCCGACGCGCTGGACCCGGCTCTAAGGAGGCCGGGCAGGTTCGACAGGGAGATCGAGATACCGCCACCCGACAAGAGAGCTAGGAGGGAGATCCTCGCCGTCCACACCAGGAACATGCCCCTCGCCGAGGACGTGGACTTGACTAAGCTGGCCGAGATCACGCACGGTTACACGGGGGCAGACCTAGCAGCGCTAGTCAAAGAGGCGGCTCTCGCGGCTTTGAGGAGGTTCGTGAAGGAGGAGAACGTCGACCTCAACCAGTCTATACCTGCCAGCAAGCTTGAGAAGCTCAAGGTGACGATGGGTGACTTCCTGAACGCACTCAAACTCGTACAGCCCTCGCTGATCAGAGAGGTCTTCGTCGAGGTACCTGAGGTCAGGTGGAGCGATATAGGCGGTCTAGAGGACGTCAAGCAACAGCTCAGGGAGGCTGTCGAATGGCCGCTCAAGTACCCTGAGATCATTAGCAAAATGGGTATAGAGCCCCCGAAGGGGATACTACTCTATGGTCCCCCTGGTACTGGTAAGACCCTGCTGGCCAAGGCTGTTGCGACTGAGAGTGGTGCTAACTTCATCGCTATCAGAGGGCCCGAGGTACTCAGCAAGTGGGTGGGCGAGTCCGAGAAAGCAGTAAGAGAAGTGTTCAGGAGGGCCAGGCAGGTCGCCCCGTGCGTGGTCTTCTTCGACGAGATAGACTCGATAGCGCCAGCTAGAGGAGCGAGGTACGACAGCGGCGTCACCGACAGGATCGTGAACCAGCTACTCACCGAGCTCGACGGTATACAGCCCCTCAGGAAGGTTGTCGTGATAGCGGCCACCAATAGACCGGACATACTAGACCCCGCACTACTGAGGCCAGGCAGGTTTGACAGGCTCGTCTACGTGCCCCCGCCGGACTACAAGGCTAGGCTCGAGATCTTCAAGGTGCACACGAGGAGAGTCCCGTTGGCGAGCGACGTTAACCTGGAGGAGCTAGCGAGGCTCACGGAGGGTTACACTGGCGCCGACATAGCCGCTGTCGTGAGAGAAGCGGTGATGCTCGCCTTGAGGGAGAGGCTCGAGGCCAGGCCTGTGGAGATGAAGTACTTCCTTAAGGCGCTCGAGGTCGTGAAGCCGAGCCTGACAAAGGAGCAGATCGAGGAGTACGAGAGGCTCGCTTCGGAGATCAAGAGAATGAGCGGTGTCACTAGACGCGCCGCCCCCTCTCCATACGGTTAG